Sequence from the Thermocoleostomius sinensis A174 genome:
TGAGTGGTCGTCAAGCTGAAGAGAAACCAGAGGACGCATCGCCAGAGGAAGTGGCAACGGTTGATAGCGCTGAATATGAAGCGATCGTCAAAGCTTACACCAACAAAAAAGGAGAATTGTCCTACGATCTGTTAAACAAGGATTTTATCCAGTTTGCGAAGTCCAGCAAAATTGTTGCTGATATGGTGGCAAACCGGGCATCGGTAGACGAAATCCGAGAGCACGTTCTCAAGGTGAAACTAGAGTCGCTAACAGGCAACCGCGATTTAACCGCGGCGCAAACGAACCGAATTGTGGAAATGCTGGATGAAGTCAGCCCTCGCTATGTGTTTCGCGAACTAAACGACGAGATTATTAGAATGCTCAGTCGTTAGAGGCTGCTCGGCCAATATTGGGAAACGATCTAAGCGAGCCTGGTCACGTTTGTCGCCCTCACCTAAAATCCCTCGCCCTCACAGGGTCAGGGACTTCGCTCCGGCTCCCGGCTCCTCGCTTAGGAGCCGAGGGTGAGGATGAGGGTGAGACTGGCAACCGTGATGTGCCTCAACGAGCGATGCGTCTAGCCAAATGGGTTTAGCTATACAGAGAACGAAGCTGAATAGAATAGTAAAAAATCATTAGTCTTGCTTCAATCTGTTCTAGAAAAGGCAGGGTCATCAGATACTTGCTCATCATGGTCTCGCAATCAGCGTCAGCGCTATCAAGCTTGAGATGCCGACTGTTCAAGTAGGCACCATAGCCCTTGGTGATTAGCTTTTTACTCAGCTTTTTAAACGCTGGAAAATTGATTTTCATCCAATAGCCAGCCGTCATATAGATTTCTGCATAAATCCTACGCCTTCTCGCCAATGTGAGTGATTTGTGTTTCATGTGTACTCTATAAATACCCAGTTTTTGCTCCGTTTTATAGCCCGTTGCCAGCCCGACTGCAATAGAAGTGACATAGAGATCAGTGAGGGCCATCCCTGTGAATCCTTTAATTTCCGGCAATGGAAATAGCTGCTCTAGAAGCGATCGCGAAAAGCAAAGATTAGAACTAGAGGGAGTGAAGTTTGGTAATTCGGCGCGTTTGATATTTTCTCTGAAATCAATTTTCCTGAATGTCTTTTCTACATTTTTACAGCGAATATCACTAAAAATAGCCTCAGCCCCGGATGATTGAAAATCGACTGTTGTGACGGCGGCTGATTCTGTAAAAACCCAACCAACCTCAGATGAACTGTTAAAAAACTCAACGACCTTAGTGATTCGTTCAGGAAAGTACAAATCATCCGAATCAAGCAGACAGATGATATCTCCGGAGCTTGCGGCAACTCCTGCATTGACAGCGGAAGCCTCTCCGCCATTCTTCTTCAGAACTTTAATAATTTGATCACCATAGCTATTAATAATCGTTGGAGAGCTATCAGTTGAGCCGTCATCTACTACAATTACTTCAATTTTTTTGTAGGTTTGATTTAAAGCACTATCGATAGCATCTCTCAAGAATTGTTCATAATTATAGCTAACAATAATAATGCTAACTAATGGCATCGGTTCCATATTTAAATCCTCTTAAACACACGACGATCTCTAGCCCAATGGAACGTAAACTCACACTAATACAGCCGGTATCTTGCCAAGCGGATGTCAAATACATCATCAACCGCAACTTGCAACGATACACATCAAGCCGTGATAGACGATCGCATTCAAATAACCAGAAAAAGCAAATCTAAAACATGACAAATGAAACATTGCAGATGCTAAAGTTCTGCAAAACTTGCGGAAAAATGCTTAGCTCTTCAACGTAGAGTCTATATCTATGTTGAGGGATGTGAAAAAACTTAAATTTTTAATACTTTTAAGGTAGACAGCTAAGGTAGACAGCACCACTCTACAACTTGAGGGGATCGGGAATCTAAAGACCCTGGCTCGGATTAAATTTGTCTTACTAAGCTGATTTTGTACTATATGAGACGTTTTTTTCATAAAGACTAGATAAATGTACGAAAAAGATATGAAAAGCCAATAAATCTGCAACAAACTGGTTAGGCTATAATTCCCAGCCGATTGCTTCTACTGTCTTAATTTCCGCTTCATTAAGCCGATACAAGGCATACACTAACCGATCGATTGCGTGGTCTAGTGGCCCAAACTGGCTAGTTGTGGTAGCGCTTAACCGTTGTTCGACAAGAGCAATCAAGCGGATGTATTGCTGACGATCGGTGGCGTCATCCCAATTTGGCATGTAAATGGGCAGCGATCGTAACTGGGGTGGACCGACGCGATAATAGCCACCTTGCAGCCGATTGCCGCCGAACGAATGGCGGAAGTAAGCGTTCAGCAATTGGCTATTGAGCAACCCCAGCAAGTAGCGCAGATCCAGTGTTTCTGTGTCCTGCCAAATAATAGAAGTCGATTTGGCCGCTAACACCGAACCATGGCGATCGATCGCACATTCCAACTGCTGTGAGAGTCCTGCCACAATGATTTTTGGTTTCGTGGCTTGTTGATAGCGCTTTGTTGGCAGTTTGGTGCTGTGTACCGCCGCAACGCAGGGATAATGATACACCTGTCCCAGATAGCGCAATGGCTTGTGTCCCCACCGCAACTGATAGCGATCGATTGTGCCGCTGTTGATCACAGGTAAATCGCCTGTAGTCGGCAGCGAATTGTCCTGAATTAAGGATTGAATTTCGTAAGCTTCTGCGACAGTCGCGGCTCCTTGCACGCGGGCAATGTCACCCAAGGCTGGCAGGGTTTGTTGCAGGCGACTCAGAAGGGACTGGCTTACCGGAGTGGTGAAGCGCCACATGTCCCCAGAGGCAAATAGGTTGATCGATCGGCTAGAGTGCACCTGCTGCAAATCTTGCATTGCTTCATACAAGAGAGAAGAGTTGGAAGTTCCACCCTTCTTTGCCACAAACACCAGTGGATAGACCGACGCGGCAAACACAGGCACAGCCGCGTAATCACGCAGGTGAAGAAGCTGGGTCGTTTGAGTCAGTAATTGCCGCACTGGATGAGCATAAGCAGCCGACGCTAGTTTGTTAGGCACAACCAGGCTGATGAATCCACCCGATCGACACAGATCGATCGCCTTTTCAATAAACACACAAAACAAATCCCAATTGCCTACCGCCGATCGATATTGTTGGGTGCAGGCCTGCCGCCAGTTGGGCAAGTGTGTGGTCATTCCCTCCGAGTCGAGGTAGGGGGGATTGCCAATTACCACCTCAAAGCCACCATTCGCCAAAATGGTAGGAAAGGCTTGCTGCCAAGTAAAGTCATGACAATCGGCATCGATCAAGGCATTACCACAACGCAGTTGGTTGCTGAGATCGGGCAACGGTCGATCGAGAGTATCCGGCGAGGTCAGGGTCATGAGCCACAGCGATAGCCGTGTCACCCCGATTGCCGCTGGATCAATATCTACTCCGTAGAGGTAATTTAACAACCGCAGGTGTTCAGCGATTGACAACTGCCATTGCCCGTGTGAATCTGGCACAAGTACTGATGACTTGCCCACTGTCAAATATCGTTGCAATTGCCAATTCAATAAATATTGATAGGCACCCAGCAAAAACGCGCCGCTGCCACAGGCCGGATCAAGGATTTGGAAGGACGGCAAATTACTCGATGGTTCTGCTGCCAGAACTCGCCCGATCGTTTGCTTCACGATATAATCCACCACAATCGCGGGTGTATAGTAAATTCCCCGATTTTTTTTGGTGATACGTGGAGAGGGGATGGCGATCGATTGATTGGCCAGATGATCTGATTCAGCCTGCCAAGACAAACTGTGTTCATAGAGTTGCCCTAACTGTTCGCCGATTCTCTCTAGCGTAGATTGCCTGTTTGCTTTGCCCAGCGCATTCAGCAATCGCCGCAACAGCTCGTCAGGAATGGCAACAGTCGGTAAGGCAAAGGGAAAAGAAATGCCTAAGCGATTGTCTGTGCGATGCAACAACTCCAACAGTCGAGGATATAAGTCTGATTGGTGTTGCCACTGTTCGATTGTTCCCGTTGACAGTATTCTACCGTGCTCACAACCGCACAGCCACAGCAGCGCTAACCCCAGATGTTGGGCAATGCGGTTACTTTCACTGGTAGAAGCCTGACTCTGCTGAACTAACTGAGTGACGATCGCCTGTCGCCAAGCCTCGATCGGTCTCAGCCAAGAGGAATTCATCGAGAGTTCTCTGGTGTGTTGACAGGTTCCGTCTCAGCCTCTGTGGACTGGTCTAAGGGCTGGATACACTCAGCCGTGTCATTTTTGGGACTATTGACCTTGAGGCTAACCGGGTAGCTCTGCATGGCTTCAGCCGGATACGGGCGCAACAGTGGCAACAGTCGATCGGGCTGTTGTATCTGTGGATCAAGCCACAGATCATAGGTGTCCGGAGGCAGCACTACGGGCATTCGATCGTGCACTGGCTCCAACACCGCATTCGCTACGGTTGTCAGAATTGTGCAAGAGTCAATCACATCGCCGTTGCCGGTTTCCCAATGCTCCCACAGTCCAGCCAAGGCGAAGGGTTGACGATCGACTAGTTGAAAGTAATAGGGTTGTTTCCTCTTGGGCAACCGCTGCCACTCGTAAAAGCCATCCGCCACAATTAGACAGCGCCGCCGCTTGAACGCCGCCCGAAACGACGGCTTTTCTGTCACTGTCTCCGATCGGGCATTAATTAACCGTGCACCAATGCTGGGATCTTTTGACCAGGACGGAATTAAGCCCCAGTACAAATAGGTGAATTCGCGATCGGCTTCTCCAGCCCGCACTACCGCTGCTGGTTGCGTTGGGGCAATATTGTAGCGAGGAGACACCGTAGGAACGTCTGCCAAATCAAACGCGGCTGCGATCGCCTCCCCAGATTGCGTTAGGGTATATCGTCCACACATAAGCTCCGCCGTTCTGCTTCTTGTTGAATGGCTCTCAAATTATCGCTCAAACTTCCGGCAAATACTTGATGAAACATGCCTTCTAATAAGCCAGCGTTGGCTTCGGCTTCCACGGTTTGCGTTACCAAAACTTGAGGCAACTGATCTTGAGAATTGCCCGTCTCAATGGCAATCGGATACAGCTTCCAATAGCCTTGCAGCGTTTTCAGATCACCATCGACCAGTTGAAAATAAATGCGATCGGGTGCTTGTTCAATATTCTCCGTTCGCACCGTCGATTCAACCTCCATCATCAACACCCGGCGGCTATCTACCTGTTCAACCACTTTGCGAGACGCATCCGCTTCGATCACCGAACTCGACGCCACAGTAGGCAAAAATTGCTCAAAATTCTCGTAATCCGTCAGCACCGACCAAGCCACCTCTGGCGATGCTGCCACCAATACCCAACCGATATAGTTTCCACCTGCTCCGGTAATCACTGGCTTGCCACTACGAAGGGTTTCGCGATCGGCCCGAAACGATCACTATCCGCATCCTAAACAATCTGCTTCGAGGTGCGATCGGTCTTCAGTTGTAAACCTTTATAGCGATCGCCCAGTAAATAGACCTCTTTCAAATTAGGTTTTGAACGGGCGTTGTCCGCGCAAAATCTAATTAAAAACTCTAATATGCAAGAGTCCTAATGAGGACATTGGGTTGAAAGAGAGGGATGTGGCGGCACTGCCACCACAGGGGTGAAACCCCCTGCACCGCGTCCTAAACCGACTGGCTATAGCGATAACATGAGCAATGACATGCGGTTAAGTAGATAGTTGTTGCAATTGATAGCTCGCCTTCAGGTTGTGGGAAGATCAGGGTATGACTCTGATCATCGAGTTACTTGGACACCCACGGCTAGTGCGCGATGCTGTAAATTGGCGGCCAAAGGGACGCAAGAGTTGGTGTCTGCTTGCTTACTTGTTGCTAGCGAACCAGCCAGTTTCGCGTGAGCGTTTAGCGGAGTTGCTCTTTCCAGCAGCGGATGATCCGCTTGGTGCATTGCGCTGGAGCTTGTCAGATCTGCGCCGTGTGCTTGGTCCAGACTGCAAACTCTTTGGTAATCCGCTTGTGATTACGCTGCCGTCCACCGCTTTTGTTGATGTCAACCTGGTGCGTCGAGGGCGCTGGGAGGAGTCCCTCGATCTGCCTGGTTTGGGTCAGGATCTCCTGACGGGTATCAACGTTTCGGGTAGTGCTGAATTCGAGCTATGGCTGTTCAGCGAAAGACATCGCCTTGACGGTGCTACCGAGGCCATTCTGCATGAAGCTACCTTAGCCTGTTTAGCAGAAGGACGCCTCAACGATGCACTCAAATGGGCCTCGCGGTTAGTGGATCTCAACCCGCTCGATGAGGCTCATCACGTTCTGCTGGTGCAGTGTCTTAGAACGGTGGGTGACGATGATGGAGCCGTTAAGCATGTGAAGTACTGTACTGACCTTTTCCGGCAGGAGTTCGGGGTCGAGCCAAGCCCAGTACTACAGGAGGCAAGTTGCCAACCCACAATCAATCTATCTAAAACGCGCCCCTATTCTGTGCAGGCAATGCTTGAGGCTGGGGAAGCGGCGATCGGAGCGGGGGCTATTAGTCAAGGCTTGCAAACCTTACGGGAGGCAGTCGCTCTAGCCCGCCAAGGACAGAATCATCAACTCTTAGCTCGGGTGCTGGTGGCACTGGGTCACGCGCTTGTCCATGTGGGTAGAGGCAGTGACGAGGAAGGGGGGGCAGCCCTGCATGAAGCAGTCGTTCGCGCTCTTGAAGTGGGCGATGAGTGTACCGCTGCCATTGCTTATC
This genomic interval carries:
- a CDS encoding SRPBCC family protein encodes the protein MITGAGGNYIGWVLVAASPEVAWSVLTDYENFEQFLPTVASSSVIEADASRKVVEQVDSRRVLMMEVESTVRTENIEQAPDRIYFQLVDGDLKTLQGYWKLYPIAIETGNSQDQLPQVLVTQTVEAEANAGLLEGMFHQVFAGSLSDNLRAIQQEAERRSLCVDDIP
- a CDS encoding BTAD domain-containing putative transcriptional regulator; this encodes MTLIIELLGHPRLVRDAVNWRPKGRKSWCLLAYLLLANQPVSRERLAELLFPAADDPLGALRWSLSDLRRVLGPDCKLFGNPLVITLPSTAFVDVNLVRRGRWEESLDLPGLGQDLLTGINVSGSAEFELWLFSERHRLDGATEAILHEATLACLAEGRLNDALKWASRLVDLNPLDEAHHVLLVQCLRTVGDDDGAVKHVKYCTDLFRQEFGVEPSPVLQEASCQPTINLSKTRPYSVQAMLEAGEAAIGAGAISQGLQTLREAVALARQGQNHQLLARVLVALGHALVHVGRGSDEEGGAALHEAVVRALEVGDECTAAIAYRELAFADLERGRYARALDLVDEAKRFAAGDDAEMAWIECIEGACLSDQARYSQSLKILSSAVQRAERTESPEALVFARCWVGRLHLLRGELAEATPVLEQALEEARACWMALAPLPESLLAEVHLLTGDLDTAESRLERAFVMGRQLDDPCLESIAMRGLGLVAVAQGQDSRGYQMLIDAPRISRRLPDSYRWIEAYGLDALCRVAIDQEQAAAPHWIADLESLAARCGMRELFVRVLLHKAMLGEPGAFELACDLATAIDNPFLHKTIAQIKLRKVSHAGSHGHH
- a CDS encoding Eco57I restriction-modification methylase domain-containing protein yields the protein MNSSWLRPIEAWRQAIVTQLVQQSQASTSESNRIAQHLGLALLWLCGCEHGRILSTGTIEQWQHQSDLYPRLLELLHRTDNRLGISFPFALPTVAIPDELLRRLLNALGKANRQSTLERIGEQLGQLYEHSLSWQAESDHLANQSIAIPSPRITKKNRGIYYTPAIVVDYIVKQTIGRVLAAEPSSNLPSFQILDPACGSGAFLLGAYQYLLNWQLQRYLTVGKSSVLVPDSHGQWQLSIAEHLRLLNYLYGVDIDPAAIGVTRLSLWLMTLTSPDTLDRPLPDLSNQLRCGNALIDADCHDFTWQQAFPTILANGGFEVVIGNPPYLDSEGMTTHLPNWRQACTQQYRSAVGNWDLFCVFIEKAIDLCRSGGFISLVVPNKLASAAYAHPVRQLLTQTTQLLHLRDYAAVPVFAASVYPLVFVAKKGGTSNSSLLYEAMQDLQQVHSSRSINLFASGDMWRFTTPVSQSLLSRLQQTLPALGDIARVQGAATVAEAYEIQSLIQDNSLPTTGDLPVINSGTIDRYQLRWGHKPLRYLGQVYHYPCVAAVHSTKLPTKRYQQATKPKIIVAGLSQQLECAIDRHGSVLAAKSTSIIWQDTETLDLRYLLGLLNSQLLNAYFRHSFGGNRLQGGYYRVGPPQLRSLPIYMPNWDDATDRQQYIRLIALVEQRLSATTTSQFGPLDHAIDRLVYALYRLNEAEIKTVEAIGWEL
- a CDS encoding SOS response-associated peptidase, with amino-acid sequence MCGRYTLTQSGEAIAAAFDLADVPTVSPRYNIAPTQPAAVVRAGEADREFTYLYWGLIPSWSKDPSIGARLINARSETVTEKPSFRAAFKRRRCLIVADGFYEWQRLPKRKQPYYFQLVDRQPFALAGLWEHWETGNGDVIDSCTILTTVANAVLEPVHDRMPVVLPPDTYDLWLDPQIQQPDRLLPLLRPYPAEAMQSYPVSLKVNSPKNDTAECIQPLDQSTEAETEPVNTPENSR
- a CDS encoding glycosyltransferase family 2 protein gives rise to the protein MEPMPLVSIIIVSYNYEQFLRDAIDSALNQTYKKIEVIVVDDGSTDSSPTIINSYGDQIIKVLKKNGGEASAVNAGVAASSGDIICLLDSDDLYFPERITKVVEFFNSSSEVGWVFTESAAVTTVDFQSSGAEAIFSDIRCKNVEKTFRKIDFRENIKRAELPNFTPSSSNLCFSRSLLEQLFPLPEIKGFTGMALTDLYVTSIAVGLATGYKTEQKLGIYRVHMKHKSLTLARRRRIYAEIYMTAGYWMKINFPAFKKLSKKLITKGYGAYLNSRHLKLDSADADCETMMSKYLMTLPFLEQIEARLMIFYYSIQLRSLYS